A single Triticum dicoccoides isolate Atlit2015 ecotype Zavitan chromosome 2A, WEW_v2.0, whole genome shotgun sequence DNA region contains:
- the LOC119357996 gene encoding putative E3 ubiquitin-protein ligase SINA-like 6: MAHGSSGDGGGGDGDLAVVSVEAKPQPWRAPALDVPPFLIFEKCRAPELLDCHACHLPLKPPIFSCDDGHLMCSCCRGAHGEDSGRVAAHCRLADAYAGAVKLPCDYVKFGCEAGLVVYHDAADHRRACQYAPCYCPERAGPGGGEGGCDFSGSRQMLLDHISTEHSRPVIVVRYGQPGKLSLPLTRRWHVLVGEEDMADRQRNVFLLVLAEQDKGAAVSMVCVRADEGAPAVPQFSYKLTVEHAGSGARVTFELPVMTCSSLPGGTPWPDEVTSLYVPKAYLSGDAVPLGIHIDKLVPPPLPPPSDTTPPAPATAAVFKFTATDQGNKKRKSSNPRKL, translated from the exons ATGGCTCATggcagcagcggcgacggcggggGAGGAGACGGAGATCTGGCCGTGGTGTCCGTGGAAGCGAAGCCGCAGCCGTGGCGAGCGCCCGCCCTCGACGTGCCGCCCTTCCTCATCTTTGAGAAGTGCAGGGCGCCGGAGCTCTTGGACTGCCATGCCTGCCACCTCCCCCTCAAACCGCCTATCTTCTCG TGCGACGACGGGCATCTGATGTGCTCGTGCTGCCGCGGTGCGCACGGCGAGGACTCCGGCCGCGTCGCCGCCCACTGCCGCCTGGCAGACGCCTACGCCGGTGCCGTCAAGCTGCCGTGCGACTACGTCAAGTTCGGCTGCGAGGCAGGCCTCGTCGTGTACCACGACGCCGCGGATCACCGCCGCGCTTGCCAGTACGCGCCCTGCTACTGCCCCGAGCGGGCCGGGCCCGGGGGCGGCGAAGGCGGCTGCGACTTCTCCGGCTCCCGGCAGATGCTCCTCGACCACATCTCCACGGAACACTCCCGCCCCGTCATCGTCGTCCGCTATGGCCAGCCGGGGAAGCTCAGCCTGCCCCTGACCCGGCGCTGGCACGTCCTCGTCGGCGAGGAGGATATGGCGGACCGGCAGCGGAACGTGTTCCTGCTGGTCCTCGCCGAGCAAGACAAGGGCGCCGCGGTGTCGATGGTGTGCGTCAGGGCGGACGAAGGCGCACCGGCGGTGCCGCAGTTCTCGTACAAGCTCACCGTGGAGCACGCCGGCAGTGGTGCGAGGGTGACGTTCGAGTTGCCCGTGATGACATGCAGCTCCCTGCCCGGTGGCACGCCATGGCCGGACGAGGTCACGTCTCTGTACGTGCCGAAAGCGTATTTGTCTGGCGACGCTGTCCCCCTCGGCATCCACATTGACAAACtcgttcctcctcctcttcctcctccttctgacACTACTCCTCCTGCGCCGGCAACCGCCGCCGTCTTCAAGTTCACAGCGACAGATCAAGGCAACAAGAAACGAAAATCTAGCAATCCGAGGAAACTCTAG
- the LOC119357997 gene encoding uncharacterized protein LOC119357997: protein MLEIIWRPGRVKNPTAQSRARRTGGGGTSRRCVSCVEVRAAVKELVQSPANFRASLNYKVKATFFEVLCTSPNKKVQHPLPDVVKSILAAHARRNKGKTLKNSCNQDEQVICKREASERAQQDGSSPLRSMATKTGAAVVAMEERNRWRRGGQGGRFGGYD from the exons ATGCTTGAGATTATATGGAGGCCAGGCCGAGTGAAGAACCCAACAGCC CAGTCGAGAGCTCGGCGAACAGGAGGTGGAGGTACGAGTAGGCGATGCGTGAGTTGTGTCGAGGTTCGTGCTGCCGTCAAAGAGCTCGTGCAATCGCCAGCAAATTTCCG GGCCTCACTGAATTATAAAGTCAAAGCAACATTTTTTGAGGTTTTGTGCACAAGCCCAAACAAGAAGGTTCAACATCCACTTCCTG ATGTAGTAAAATCAATACTGGCTGCTCATGCCAGAAGAAACAAGGGGAAAACACTAAAAAATAGTTGCAATCAGGATGAACAAG TCATTTGTAAAAGAGAAGCATCTGAGAGGGCACAACAAGATGGAAGCTCACCTCTCAGGTCCATGGCCACCAAAACGGGGGCAGCAGTTGTGGCAATGGAGGAGAGGAACAGATGGAGAAGGGGAGGTCAAGGGGGGAGGTTTGGGGGTTACGACTAG